A region of the Paenibacillus sp. J23TS9 genome:
ATAAAAGGTCAACAATGCCGAGATACCCGAATTCAAGAATGCAGACACGGCTACACCGGATAAAATCAACCGGACTGGAACCATGCCATTCTTCCAGCCCAGCATATATATGATCAGGGCAGCAACAACAGCCCCCGCAAAAGCAGCGGGTACAAGCAGGTGGCCGTATTGGGGCAATGCCAATAAGATGCCGATGCCGGCAACCCCTGCCCCTGAGGATATGCCAATCACATGTGGATCCGCCATTGGATTCTGCAGCATACCTTGAAGAATCGTCCCGGATAAAGCAAGCCCCATTCCAACCAGAGCCGCAATCAATACCCGTGGCAGGCGGATATTCCATATAATTAAGTAGGCGTCCACATCTTTATGTCCCGTAAGGATGGACACAATATCCATGGGATTGACTTTCACTGCCCCAATGCTAAGACTGGCTATCAAAGCCAGTATAGCCATCATTAGCAGGATCAGAAGCCGTATCCCCCGCTTCGTCAACAGCTGGTTCGGCTTACTCATTCATTTCCTGCTTCCACTTTAGGGTATACAAGTTTTTCCATGTATTTGACGGAGTCTGTAATTTTGATTCCAGGACTGGTAACAAACATGGAGGGCGGAAGAATTTGAAGGTTACCGGATTTCACCGCCTTGAGGGACGACCATGCAGGGTTACTCTCAAGCTGCTGTTGTATCATTCGCTGCCCATCCTCGCTCGAACCATGCACGACAATGAACAGGTAGTCTGGATCCAGTTCGGCCAGCTTTTCCATGCTAAAAGGTACTGAACTTGGCATCTTTCCTGACGGAAGCGATTCAGCGACATTTTTCATTTTCAACAATCCTGCAATGTCCAAAGCGATGCTCGATTGTTTTTGCAGTGATATATTGTTCGCCATCAACGTAATGATTGCATAGGTAGGCTCATCTGAAGGCAGGGATCGGGTTAGGGATTGAAGCTGTGCATTCATGCTGTCAACAGCGAGATCGGCATCTTGCTCCTTATCCAAAATTTTT
Encoded here:
- a CDS encoding iron ABC transporter permease, with the protein product MSKPNQLLTKRGIRLLILLMMAILALIASLSIGAVKVNPMDIVSILTGHKDVDAYLIIWNIRLPRVLIAALVGMGLALSGTILQGMLQNPMADPHVIGISSGAGVAGIGILLALPQYGHLLVPAAFAGAVVAALIIYMLGWKNGMVPVRLILSGVAVSAFLNSGISALLTFYSDRVEGALSFMVGSLSAKSWPHVEVLWPYILPGAIAACLCGRWINIMQLGEATAISLGLRLEWVRVFLLTLASLLAAAAVSVAGLLGFVGLIVPHLAKLIIGSDYRWLLPCSAVLGVVVLETSDLISRMIFSPVELPVGIIMGAIGAPFFLYLLRTKR